The genomic segment ACACGTTGATTTGTAGTTTCAGCCAATGGGGTGACCCTTAACGACGGCAATTGAGCTTATGAACGCTGCAGCCTGAGCATTCCTCTGTGGTTACAACACTTCTTTCCCACTCACTTTAAAGATGGATTCCACAAGAATGAAGAGCAGAACTTGCTTTTTGATTTTCTTCTCTCTTACTATAGCCCTCATTCACAAAACCACTAAAAGTTCAATAGAGAAATTCAGAAAATAGTGTgcatgagtctctctctctctctctctctctctctctctctctctctctctctctctctctctctctctctctctctctctctctctctcttcctctctctccttctttctctttcccctctctctctctctctctctcttgctctgtctctgatTCTCCCTCTCAACcatacagatacagatacagacatgaacacacacacacacacacacacacacacgcacgcacgcacgcacgcacgcacgcacgcacgcacgcacgcacgcacgcacacacacacacacacacacacacacacacacacacacacacacacacacacacacacacacacacacacacacacacacacacacacacacatacatcgtTTTTTGGAGTATGacaatgtctgtctgtctgtctctcttcttgaTCTCTCCACACAATCTCCAAATATACCaccccctgtctctccttctccccctgtctctccctctcccattccctctccctcttcttctacGGCTCAAGTTCCTTTGAAGAACTTTTCCACTGCTAACCCAAGTGAAACATCTGGGTCAGCTTATATCTGGTGGAACAAGACTTGCAGGATATTGTTGGCAGGATGTGTGAGCTGTAGCCATTTACTCTGTGGGAAtccccatacacatacactcacacacacacacacacacacacacacacacacacacacacacacacacacacacacacacacacacacacacacacacacacacacacacacacacacacacacacacacacacacacacacacacacacattcccaaacacatgcgcaaacacactctctgacactgtctctccttcacacattcacatgcacatcCATGTTTCTGTTCTGTAACGCAAACTTGGAAAGGGATTTTTGCCTGTAATCTAATTGTCTCAAAGTGGTAAATGATATAAAAACCAAACAACCAAAGTGAATAGTGGGTTACATATCATGTTTAATAATTTGAAGAACACATTGGTTATTACCAAAACAATAGATTACAAAATAGGTGCCAGGAATAGGTAGGAATTATTCATGGACGTTTATTGTTGAGTACATACTgtcttaataatatatatatagagagaactTGAAGATATACTCACAAGGTTTTTAATGTGCAAGAGATACTCAAACTCGCCCCCATAGTGTGCATTCTGCCTCAACCCCTGACATTCGTGCCCGCAAACATTGCTTGATCATACGAGCGGTGAAAGAGACAAACGAGAACGGCGTGGAGACGTGCAGGGCCTAGCTACACCCTCCGCGTATTGCCCCTCATTAGCATGAGGAGTGAGTAACGCGTTCCAGATCTGGAGAATAGAAGCACAAGTGTGGAatgtagctggagagagaggggggggaaacatCTTAACCCTTGTACGGCCGCACGGTctctgcgtctgcgtctgtgtctgcCTCGCCACTCCAGCTATTTTCCCTTTTCCACACGGCCGGTCGCATAGGCTACCGAGCAAACATCGCAGGAGAAAACAGttcccctcaccaccaccaccaccaccaccaccaccaccaccagcaccaccaccaccaccaccaccaccaccaccaccaccaccaacaccacttcCTCTACGTTTTTCTTTCCATctatcttcctcctcccccccccccctcccctcttctgaCCCGCtcgcccgccctccctccctccctctctcacacacacacacacacacacacatgcacgcgcacactgttctctctctatgtctctctctctctccctctctcttgcgcCGGCGGCTCTGGGGAAGGCCGCTATTCCTTGGGCTTGTCTTCTGGCTTGACGTCGAGGAAGAAGTCGTTGCAGGCCACCGTGAGGGCGCCCATGAGGATGATGAACTCGGTGAAGTCCACCTCCCCGTCGTTGTTGGCGTCCAGGTCGTTCATCACCTTCTCCACCCCCTCATTATCTTTGCCGCTCTGGagtgcaggagggagggagggagggagggagggagggagggagggagggaggggggagaggaagagaaatgtAGCTCAGAATGTGGTTTACTGTGTGTATtggcttgtgtgagtgtgtgtgtgtttgtgtgtgtttgtgtgttcatgggaGCATGTGTGTTTTAGATTTTAGGGGTGAATGTGTCTGCATGTCaatgtggtgagtgtgtgtgtgggtgtgtgtgtgtgtgtgtctgtctgcgtttgtgtatgtgtgtttgagtgtgtgtgtgtgtgcgtatgtgtgtgtgtgtgtgtctgtgtgggtgtgtgtggtcatgtttctgtatgtgtgtgtggtcatatttacgtgtgattgtatgtggatgtgtgtgtgtgtggtcctgtctgtgtgtgtgtgcgactgtatacgtgtgtgtgtgtgtgtgtgtgtgtgtgtctttgcacagTGTGGGAATGCAATCAGCACACGGGCTTGTCAGCACCCGCGTTGCCAACCTCACGAGCACATACCTTGTGTGTCAGTACATGCAACAAGCAGAAAAAGTTATTTTCacccacaccgacacacacacacacacacacacacacacacacacacacacacacacacacacacacacacacacacacacacacaca from the Gadus morhua chromosome 22, gadMor3.0, whole genome shotgun sequence genome contains:
- the s100s gene encoding S100 calcium binding protein S isoform X1, with amino-acid sequence MPDTIMSKEPSSDLESAMQMLIKTFHKYSGKEGDKYTLSRGELKELLLGELGSYLGSGKDNEGVEKVMNDLDANNDGEVDFTEFIILMGALTVACNDFFLDVKPEDKPKE
- the s100s gene encoding S100 calcium binding protein S isoform X2, whose product is MSKEPSSDLESAMQMLIKTFHKYSGKEGDKYTLSRGELKELLLGELGSYLGSGKDNEGVEKVMNDLDANNDGEVDFTEFIILMGALTVACNDFFLDVKPEDKPKE